From the genome of Gracilibacillus salitolerans, one region includes:
- the rpsU gene encoding 30S ribosomal protein S21, with the protein MSNTTRVRKNESLEDALRRFKRSVSKSGTLSEYRKREFYEKPSVRRKKKSEAARKRKF; encoded by the coding sequence ATGTCTAACACAACTCGCGTTCGTAAAAACGAGTCACTTGAAGATGCTCTTCGTCGCTTTAAACGTAGTGTATCAAAATCTGGTACATTATCTGAATATCGTAAGCGTGAATTTTATGAAAAACCTAGTGTTCGCCGTAAGAAAAAATCGGAGGCGGCTAGAAAGCGTAAATTTTAA